One genomic window of Polyangiaceae bacterium includes the following:
- a CDS encoding DUF2914 domain-containing protein, translating to MTIDRTTRVTAVSALVLASFALGVSLVSLGCERRADVTAEPRGEQASSTSTGQPGARPPAPALDDDPAPATVPTVQKVDPALAAVPVASTGGATTTPNASAATAKAGVAVKRLVVTHAIEGREPAKTAEFRAGQGPIVAFIEARNGQDESARIVVTFEHQSGKRVGFVKLDIPEHQSRWRTWARSTHVTQSGEWTAVVRDVDGVELARQSFEVQG from the coding sequence CGCCCTCGTGCTGGCCTCCTTCGCCCTGGGCGTCAGCCTGGTGAGCTTGGGCTGCGAGCGGCGAGCGGACGTGACCGCGGAGCCTCGCGGTGAGCAAGCGAGTTCGACGTCGACCGGGCAGCCCGGCGCGCGCCCGCCCGCGCCCGCACTCGATGACGATCCCGCACCCGCGACGGTTCCGACGGTGCAAAAGGTCGACCCCGCTTTGGCGGCCGTCCCGGTGGCAAGCACCGGCGGCGCTACGACGACCCCGAACGCTTCCGCCGCAACTGCGAAGGCTGGTGTGGCGGTGAAGCGGCTGGTGGTGACGCACGCCATCGAGGGGCGAGAGCCCGCGAAGACCGCGGAGTTCCGCGCGGGGCAGGGGCCGATCGTGGCCTTCATCGAAGCCCGCAACGGCCAGGACGAAAGTGCGCGGATCGTCGTCACCTTCGAGCACCAATCCGGCAAGCGCGTCGGCTTCGTGAAGCTGGATATTCCCGAGCACCAGTCCCGCTGGCGCACCTGGGCTCGCAGCACGCACGTGACCCAGAGCGGGGAATGGACGGCCGTGGTGCGAGACGTGGACGGCGTGGAACTGGCTCGCCAGAGTTTCGAAGTTCAAGGCTGA
- a CDS encoding cytochrome c oxidase subunit 3, translated as MVPFAPGREPSFRASTSQIGMVVVLLSLSMLFGASLVAVLVTYSKAPSWTPLPLNSLWPGTALLVLLSLTMEWAARALRRNRHVAVQRGLTLVFLLGTIFVVAQAAALASVSKAAIPADRALPTFCFALLVILHALHVAGGLLAVAWVLRRAAGGEYSSSRRQGVVLITQYWHYLGGVWLVLLATLHAIF; from the coding sequence ATGGTGCCCTTCGCGCCCGGGCGCGAACCGAGCTTCCGCGCCTCCACCTCCCAGATCGGGATGGTGGTGGTCTTGCTGTCGCTGTCGATGCTCTTCGGCGCCAGCTTGGTCGCGGTGTTGGTGACCTACTCGAAGGCGCCTAGCTGGACGCCCCTGCCCCTGAACAGCCTGTGGCCGGGGACGGCGCTGCTCGTCCTGCTCTCGCTGACGATGGAGTGGGCGGCGCGCGCACTGCGCCGAAACCGACACGTCGCCGTGCAGCGCGGGCTGACCCTCGTGTTCTTGCTGGGCACCATCTTCGTAGTGGCACAGGCTGCTGCGCTCGCCAGTGTCTCGAAGGCAGCCATCCCCGCAGACCGCGCGCTGCCGACGTTCTGTTTCGCACTGCTCGTCATCCTCCACGCGCTTCACGTCGCGGGTGGACTGCTCGCCGTCGCTTGGGTGCTACGCCGCGCCGCCGGCGGCGAGTACTCGAGTTCCCGTCGTCAGGGGGTCGTGCTGATCACGCAGTACTGGCACTACCTGGGAGGCGTGTGGCTCGTGTTGCTCGCGACGCTGCACGCGATCTTCTGA